A region of Deltaproteobacteria bacterium DNA encodes the following proteins:
- a CDS encoding DUF5668 domain-containing protein yields the protein MEAKDKRHILTGGMILITLGVLIILSNMNIYGFDKSWPILLIVIAVGTLMQRVKDIGGWFIGTAGVIFLFVKNWGYDLHVIARYLLPILLILVGINVVIKQYKKKQQS from the coding sequence GTGGAAGCAAAAGATAAAAGGCATATCCTGACAGGCGGCATGATTCTCATTACACTCGGAGTTCTCATTATCCTGAGCAATATGAATATCTACGGGTTCGATAAAAGCTGGCCCATACTGCTGATCGTAATTGCAGTGGGTACATTGATGCAGCGCGTCAAAGATATTGGTGGGTGGTTTATCGGTACTGCCGGAGTGATTTTCCTGTTTGTGAAAAACTGGGGGTATGATCTTCATGTAATTGCGAGATATCTCCTCCCGATTCTCCTTATTCTCGTCGGTATTAACGTTGTGATTAAACAGTATAAGAAAAAGCAACAGTCATGA
- a CDS encoding MtnX-like HAD-IB family phosphatase, which translates to MKKPRILVLCDFDGTVCTVDMGNEILNRFTGKGWEEIDRAYCANEIGSRDAYTQVSSLFKGARLQMLEFVGAYERIDPYFSDFYQFCREKGVDVKIVSDGLDFYIDAILKKHNLQVIEFFSNVVVFRDDTTLSIEFPRMNDQCEKCGTCKSGVLIEHRKCYDRVIYIGNGHSDVCPAKNADLVFAKDVLYESCKKNGTACVYYENFNDIRVYMDKTVFLKY; encoded by the coding sequence ATGAAGAAGCCAAGGATTTTGGTTCTGTGCGACTTTGACGGGACTGTCTGCACAGTGGATATGGGAAATGAGATCCTCAACCGCTTTACCGGTAAGGGATGGGAAGAGATCGACCGTGCCTACTGTGCGAATGAGATCGGCTCACGGGATGCCTACACACAGGTGAGCTCTCTTTTCAAGGGCGCTAGGTTACAAATGTTGGAGTTCGTCGGGGCATATGAAAGGATAGATCCGTACTTTTCGGATTTTTATCAGTTTTGCAGGGAAAAAGGAGTCGATGTCAAGATCGTCTCGGACGGTCTTGACTTCTACATCGATGCGATCCTGAAAAAGCATAATCTCCAAGTCATTGAATTCTTTTCGAATGTGGTAGTATTTCGGGACGATACTACTCTTTCTATAGAATTTCCCCGAATGAACGATCAATGTGAGAAGTGCGGCACCTGCAAAAGCGGTGTCCTCATAGAGCATCGCAAATGTTATGATCGTGTCATCTATATAGGTAATGGCCATTCAGATGTTTGTCCTGCAAAGAACGCAGACCTCGTCTTTGCGAAAGATGTCCTGTACGAGAGCTGCAAGAAGAATGGTACGGCATGTGTGTATTACGAAAATTTCAATGATATTCGGGTTTATATGGATAAGACAGTTTTTTTGAAATATTAA
- a CDS encoding uracil-DNA glycosylase — MEKIEENSEAELLAIVRSLKGQVQSEIDLGRTPSYLCMRGEAPVNDSPAVDNSPVENRSSLQKLITLEDVRNELGDCQRCSLGRVRINLVFGEGNSKAELVFVGEAPGGDEDTQGRPFVGRAGQLLTKIIEAMGLKRQDVYICNILKCRPPGNRNPRPEEINACELFLVKQLKAINPRVICALGTFAAHTLLKTDVPISILRGKFHSYQGIKLMPTYHPAFLLRNQGSKKLVWEDIQKIMKVLSPQKSREA; from the coding sequence ATGGAAAAGATAGAGGAGAATAGTGAAGCTGAACTCCTTGCTATAGTTCGATCTCTAAAAGGACAAGTCCAGTCGGAAATTGATTTGGGAAGAACTCCGTCATATCTCTGTATGAGGGGTGAGGCTCCTGTGAATGATAGCCCGGCGGTTGATAATTCACCTGTTGAAAACAGATCATCGCTTCAGAAACTAATAACCCTTGAAGATGTGAGGAACGAACTTGGTGATTGTCAGAGGTGTTCGCTCGGGCGGGTCAGAATCAACCTCGTTTTTGGCGAGGGGAATTCCAAAGCAGAACTCGTATTTGTCGGTGAAGCGCCGGGTGGAGATGAAGATACCCAGGGAAGACCATTTGTCGGACGCGCCGGGCAGCTTCTCACCAAGATCATTGAAGCAATGGGTTTGAAGAGGCAGGATGTCTACATATGCAACATCCTGAAGTGTCGCCCTCCCGGTAACCGGAATCCCAGACCTGAGGAAATTAATGCCTGTGAACTTTTTCTGGTTAAGCAGCTTAAGGCGATAAATCCTCGTGTAATCTGTGCCTTGGGAACATTTGCCGCCCATACACTGCTTAAAACGGATGTTCCCATAAGCATCCTTCGGGGGAAATTCCATTCTTATCAGGGCATAAAATTGATGCCGACGTATCATCCAGCCTTCCTTCTGAGGAATCAGGGGTCCAAGAAACTGGTATGGGAAGACATTCAGAAGATAATGAAAGTGCTGTCGCCGCAAAAGTCACGGGAAGCTTGA
- a CDS encoding M23 family metallopeptidase → MKTYKSFIIAGLIIVIAVFGFWFFNSYGEWEKPTVKIDQDISAIGRYKAVNIVFADTKSGLRDTSISITQNDKTQVLSSINYTDSVAKENTVTVAIDPVTMKLHDGPAVLNMTATDNSLWKNQTTLTRQLNIDMTPPQIFLLTSTNHINPGGTCMIVYRTSKPVITSGAKVENYFSPGYPAIISDKPCIVSYFALPIEARHGGTNIKITAQDQAGNETSVNLPCLIKNKKFRSDKMVLSDSFLQQKMPEFQSHNPSILGKTALEIFTYVNGTMREDNDNAIRDICQKTNPKQLWEGTFLRMKNAAPMALYGDKRSYQYQGKAIGESTHMGVDLASTANAPVEAANHGIVAYTGYLGIYGNMILVDHGLGIFTLYGHLNSIDIKNGQEVKKGDIMGHTGVSGLAGGDHLHFGIIVGKQFVNPQEWWDPHWIADNVSKKMTVSF, encoded by the coding sequence ATGAAAACATACAAATCTTTCATAATTGCTGGTTTAATTATTGTGATTGCCGTTTTCGGCTTCTGGTTTTTTAATTCTTACGGCGAATGGGAAAAACCAACCGTCAAAATCGACCAGGATATAAGTGCAATAGGACGGTATAAAGCGGTAAATATCGTTTTTGCAGACACGAAGAGCGGTCTTCGCGATACATCCATCTCTATTACCCAGAATGACAAGACGCAAGTCCTTTCATCCATCAATTATACCGACTCAGTAGCAAAAGAAAATACGGTAACTGTCGCCATCGATCCCGTTACCATGAAACTTCACGACGGACCAGCCGTGCTCAATATGACGGCAACCGATAATTCACTCTGGAAAAACCAGACCACTTTAACCAGACAACTCAACATCGACATGACCCCCCCACAGATATTTTTACTCACCTCGACCAACCATATTAATCCCGGTGGTACATGTATGATTGTCTACAGAACATCAAAGCCGGTCATCACGAGCGGCGCCAAGGTCGAAAATTATTTTTCCCCGGGATATCCTGCGATTATTTCGGACAAACCATGTATTGTCAGCTATTTTGCCCTTCCCATTGAAGCAAGGCACGGTGGAACAAATATTAAAATCACTGCGCAAGACCAGGCGGGAAATGAAACATCTGTTAATCTTCCCTGTCTTATAAAAAATAAAAAGTTTCGCAGTGATAAGATGGTCTTGAGTGACAGCTTTTTACAGCAGAAAATGCCTGAATTTCAGAGTCATAATCCCTCTATACTGGGTAAAACCGCACTGGAAATATTCACATATGTCAACGGAACAATGAGGGAAGATAATGACAATGCCATCCGGGATATTTGTCAAAAGACGAACCCGAAGCAATTATGGGAAGGTACATTCCTGAGAATGAAAAATGCTGCTCCCATGGCTTTATACGGTGACAAAAGAAGCTATCAATATCAGGGAAAAGCAATTGGTGAAAGCACCCACATGGGCGTTGACCTTGCTTCGACAGCGAATGCCCCCGTTGAAGCCGCCAATCACGGTATTGTTGCTTACACCGGATACCTTGGCATCTATGGCAATATGATTCTCGTCGACCACGGTCTCGGAATATTCACACTTTATGGCCATCTGAATTCGATCGATATCAAGAACGGACAGGAGGTAAAAAAAGGTGATATAATGGGCCATACTGGTGTATCGGGCCTTGCAGGTGGTGATCATCTGCATTTTGGAATAATTGTCGGGAAGCAGTTTGTTAATCCTCAGGAGTGGTGGGATCCCCATTGGATTGCCGATAATGTAAGCAAGAAGATGACTGTTTCCTTTTAA
- a CDS encoding nodulation protein NfeD, with protein MARNKINIPILIFALILTVLLSGQSHGTEKKPVFDVITVSAAITPPIAEYILQNIDASAKAGSDGLIILLDTPGGLDLAMRDIAKSILNSSIPVVVYVHPSGARAASAGVIITIAAHIAAMTPGTNIGAAHPVGIGIGGTDKVMMKKVENDAVAYVRGIADKRGRNADWVEKSVRKSESITAEEALKLKVIDFVATDLNRLLEKIDGKEVSLSSGTRVVKTKDAIINEKKMGTRQSILAAISDPNIAYILFLVGLAGLYFELAHPGVILPGVIGGISLILSFFALQTLPVNYAGILLILFGIILFIAELKVISHGLLTVGGIISLVLGSLLLFDSPDPALRVSWSVMIPTLTIICLFFASIIALVLKAQMRKRRTGKEGMVGEEGKAVTDVYETGKVFIKGEYWNASSDKPVEKGRGVRILKVEGLIIKIEEIKDK; from the coding sequence ATGGCAAGAAATAAAATCAATATACCAATCCTCATTTTCGCGCTGATACTTACAGTACTGCTTTCAGGTCAATCACACGGTACAGAAAAAAAACCCGTCTTTGATGTAATTACTGTCAGTGCTGCCATCACTCCACCGATTGCCGAATATATTCTTCAAAATATCGATGCGTCGGCAAAAGCCGGTTCAGACGGCCTGATCATTCTCTTGGATACGCCGGGAGGGTTGGACTTAGCCATGAGGGATATTGCTAAAAGTATCTTGAATTCTTCCATTCCTGTTGTTGTTTATGTGCATCCATCCGGAGCACGGGCCGCTTCAGCGGGAGTGATAATCACGATCGCCGCGCATATCGCTGCAATGACACCCGGTACGAATATCGGCGCCGCCCATCCGGTAGGAATAGGAATAGGCGGTACGGACAAAGTCATGATGAAGAAGGTGGAAAACGACGCTGTTGCCTATGTAAGGGGTATTGCAGATAAGAGGGGGCGAAATGCAGACTGGGTGGAAAAATCTGTCAGAAAGAGTGAGTCCATTACGGCTGAAGAAGCCCTCAAGCTTAAAGTAATCGATTTTGTTGCGACTGATCTGAACAGACTACTGGAAAAGATAGACGGCAAAGAGGTATCTTTGTCATCCGGGACGAGGGTAGTGAAAACCAAAGATGCCATCATCAATGAGAAAAAAATGGGGACACGGCAGAGCATACTTGCCGCTATCAGCGATCCCAATATTGCGTATATCCTGTTTCTGGTCGGGCTTGCAGGTCTCTATTTCGAGCTTGCCCACCCGGGTGTTATCCTCCCGGGGGTTATCGGTGGTATCTCCCTGATTCTGTCATTTTTCGCTTTACAGACGTTGCCGGTCAATTATGCGGGGATTCTTCTCATCCTTTTTGGTATTATTCTTTTTATTGCAGAATTAAAGGTTATAAGCCACGGATTACTAACGGTGGGCGGCATTATCTCTCTGGTATTAGGTTCGTTGTTGCTCTTTGATTCCCCTGATCCTGCCCTTAGGGTGTCATGGAGTGTCATGATCCCTACATTGACGATCATCTGTTTGTTTTTTGCGAGTATTATTGCCCTTGTCCTGAAGGCTCAGATGAGAAAGCGACGTACGGGAAAGGAAGGTATGGTGGGTGAGGAAGGAAAGGCGGTTACCGATGTTTATGAAACGGGAAAGGTCTTCATAAAGGGAGAGTACTGGAATGCCTCAAGTGACAAACCTGTGGAAAAGGGCAGGGGGGTAAGGATCTTAAAAGTTGAAGGTCTCATAATCAAAATTGAAGAAATAAAAGATAAATAA
- a CDS encoding SUMF1/EgtB/PvdO family nonheme iron enzyme, translating into MATIIKLRDIDEAVSNLNYKNKETLKYKLIHALRQYYVDDSSVDFLKSIDTEELVKTLWHTGEDPGLIKGKRKNLSSIKSGVNADLKKLYQEGKNPQGVVIGQSNVFDMSDEAKDKALETVAGVLKDKGTDTIGKIIEVLNTVNDILSKSSSFSGSEGGLDQRDRMKDLIFDLSRKVGFSLPGDTKMGQGTGTGTATGTGYGAIDDAIGMDEGKGLAGAIGREADVSEEVADEVVDEAEADVPGETADEISEDGVIEEIDQALEEEVIEEIVDEVDADVSEEVTEAIVDEAEADISEEVADEISEDGVSENITQDSGEVGGKGVSEAVPAGGLEEIEADGDSDEVESDDVLEEQGEVVWEAVEEDLRKKAETLAKLTEAAKILERMGPDFDESVYSEKEIKEKATLLSEEFERDLSIREKFFNQHILIKGTEYRIGSNNLAKNELPEQKVRLSDFYIGKFPVTNALFEIFVEKTGYRTTSERHGYGFVYTPRAQRVKDGITGVETFVWSSHLQYKKVKGACWYHPNGPDSSLYNKKRHPVVQVSMGDARAFAAWTGKRIPMEKEWEAAARTSRGYIYPWGNQWKDNSCNIEKSYCGDTTPVDKYLESANDFGVADTLGNVLEWTLDHWGSNQSKDKNTEIYVVKGGSWISDVSLCLSGRYPMDKKIASNILGFRCVAI; encoded by the coding sequence GTGGCTACAATAATAAAACTTAGAGACATTGACGAAGCCGTCAGCAACCTTAATTACAAAAACAAAGAGACCCTTAAATACAAACTTATACACGCCTTACGACAATACTACGTAGATGATAGTTCAGTTGATTTTCTTAAGAGTATTGATACTGAAGAACTGGTTAAGACACTGTGGCATACCGGTGAAGATCCTGGGTTAATCAAAGGCAAGAGAAAGAATCTAAGCAGTATCAAATCGGGTGTAAATGCGGATCTGAAAAAGCTTTATCAGGAAGGTAAAAACCCACAGGGGGTCGTCATCGGACAAAGTAACGTTTTTGATATGTCTGATGAGGCCAAAGACAAGGCTCTTGAAACGGTCGCCGGCGTTTTGAAAGACAAGGGAACTGATACCATTGGCAAAATTATAGAAGTCTTGAATACGGTAAACGATATATTGTCAAAATCCAGTTCTTTTTCAGGTAGTGAAGGTGGATTAGATCAACGAGACCGGATGAAGGACCTCATTTTTGATCTGTCCCGTAAGGTCGGATTTTCGTTACCCGGTGATACCAAAATGGGGCAGGGTACCGGTACCGGTACTGCTACTGGTACTGGATATGGGGCGATTGATGATGCTATTGGTATGGATGAGGGGAAGGGGCTTGCGGGCGCTATCGGGAGAGAGGCGGATGTTTCCGAAGAAGTGGCAGATGAGGTAGTAGACGAAGCGGAAGCTGATGTTCCCGGGGAAACGGCGGATGAGATATCAGAGGATGGAGTAATTGAGGAGATTGATCAAGCCCTCGAAGAGGAAGTAATAGAAGAGATCGTCGATGAGGTGGATGCTGATGTTTCTGAGGAAGTTACGGAAGCGATAGTCGATGAAGCGGAAGCTGATATTTCCGAAGAAGTGGCAGATGAGATATCAGAGGATGGAGTAAGTGAAAATATTACCCAAGACAGTGGTGAAGTCGGAGGAAAGGGTGTCTCGGAAGCGGTTCCGGCAGGAGGTCTAGAAGAGATAGAGGCCGATGGTGACAGTGATGAAGTTGAAAGTGATGATGTACTTGAAGAACAAGGAGAAGTTGTTTGGGAAGCCGTAGAGGAAGACCTTCGTAAGAAGGCTGAAACCTTAGCTAAACTTACAGAAGCGGCAAAAATTCTTGAAAGAATGGGGCCGGACTTCGACGAAAGCGTTTATTCTGAAAAAGAGATTAAGGAAAAAGCAACGCTCCTGTCCGAAGAGTTCGAGCGTGATCTCAGTATCCGGGAAAAGTTTTTCAACCAGCATATTTTGATAAAAGGCACTGAGTATCGTATAGGGAGCAATAATCTTGCAAAAAATGAGCTACCCGAGCAGAAAGTACGTCTTTCTGATTTTTATATAGGAAAATTTCCTGTCACAAATGCCCTGTTTGAGATCTTTGTGGAAAAAACCGGGTACAGAACAACCTCTGAGAGACACGGATACGGCTTCGTTTATACTCCCCGCGCACAGAGAGTGAAAGACGGTATAACCGGTGTGGAAACGTTTGTCTGGAGCAGCCACCTGCAATATAAAAAGGTAAAGGGGGCATGCTGGTATCATCCGAATGGTCCTGACAGTTCGCTGTATAATAAAAAAAGACATCCGGTAGTACAGGTGAGCATGGGCGATGCACGCGCCTTTGCAGCATGGACAGGCAAAAGAATACCAATGGAAAAAGAATGGGAGGCGGCTGCGCGAACCTCTCGTGGATACATCTACCCTTGGGGAAATCAGTGGAAGGATAATTCGTGCAATATTGAGAAAAGTTATTGCGGGGACACAACTCCCGTAGACAAATATCTTGAATCGGCAAACGATTTTGGGGTGGCTGACACCCTCGGAAATGTGCTGGAATGGACGCTTGATCACTGGGGTTCGAATCAATCTAAAGACAAGAATACAGAAATATACGTTGTGAAGGGTGGTAGCTGGATTTCAGACGTTTCACTCTGTTTATCCGGTCGTTATCCAATGGACAAAAAGATTGCATCAAATATCCTCGGTTTCAGATGTGTTGCGATTTGA
- the lepA gene encoding translation elongation factor 4, protein MNNIRNFSIIAHIDHGKSTLADRLIEYTGVSDARTCKDQILDTMDIERERGITIKSQAISLPYRAKNGNTYNLNLIDTPGHVDFSYEVSRSLASCEGVLLLIDAAQGVQAQTVANLYLALEHNLEIIPIINKIDLPSANIEQVIEQIDRELGLDPDIHLKCSAKEGTGIEDILEAIVERIPPPSGNPQAPLSALIFDAKYDLFRGTVINCRVFDGSVKSGDIIRFMFNNTSYKVEEVGHFLLSRQKRERLSSGEVGYIIAGLKTISDVHIGDTITLNERPCEKPLPGFKEVKPVVFASIYPIASDDYEDLTTSLEKYTLNDSSFVYQKDSSVALGQGFRCGFLGLLHLEIVQERIEREYGLSIILSVPSVRYRFTLKDGTMLYVDNPANYPDLTSVAKSEEPYIRATMLLPERYLGAVMKLCMDKRGVNSNIHYTGPGRVELIYEMPLAEVIFDFYDRFKSISQGYGSFDYDLIDYRDSNLVLLDILVNGEKVDALSQITHRDRARARGLQACERLKEEIPRQMFKIAIQAAIGGEIVARTTISAFRKDVTAKCYGGDITRKRKLLEKQKKGKKRMKMVGSVSIPQSAFLAVLKTDND, encoded by the coding sequence ATGAATAACATACGCAATTTCAGTATTATCGCCCATATTGACCACGGCAAGTCAACCCTCGCCGACCGGCTTATCGAGTATACCGGAGTCAGTGATGCACGCACCTGCAAAGACCAGATATTGGATACAATGGATATTGAGCGGGAGCGGGGGATAACAATAAAGAGCCAGGCCATCTCTCTCCCCTATCGGGCGAAAAACGGAAACACATATAACCTTAATCTGATCGATACACCGGGACATGTGGACTTTTCTTACGAAGTCTCACGTTCCTTAGCTTCCTGCGAAGGCGTTCTCCTCCTGATCGATGCGGCCCAAGGCGTACAGGCACAGACCGTAGCCAATCTCTACCTTGCCTTGGAACACAACCTCGAAATCATCCCCATTATCAACAAGATCGATCTCCCCTCTGCAAACATTGAACAAGTTATAGAACAGATCGATAGAGAACTCGGGCTGGATCCTGACATTCACCTGAAATGCTCTGCAAAAGAAGGGACAGGGATTGAAGATATTTTAGAGGCAATTGTGGAGAGGATTCCACCTCCGTCTGGTAATCCACAGGCCCCTCTGTCTGCGCTTATTTTCGACGCCAAGTATGACCTCTTTCGCGGAACGGTCATAAACTGCCGTGTCTTTGACGGCTCTGTTAAAAGCGGTGATATCATTCGCTTCATGTTTAACAATACGAGTTACAAAGTTGAAGAGGTCGGGCACTTTCTCCTTTCCCGCCAGAAGCGTGAGAGGCTCTCATCCGGCGAGGTTGGCTACATCATTGCCGGTTTAAAGACAATCTCGGATGTCCATATCGGAGATACGATTACCCTGAATGAGAGGCCCTGTGAAAAACCGCTTCCCGGTTTCAAGGAAGTAAAGCCCGTCGTCTTTGCGTCTATCTATCCAATTGCATCTGACGATTATGAAGATCTTACCACTTCCCTCGAAAAATACACGCTCAACGATTCATCTTTCGTGTATCAGAAAGATTCGTCCGTAGCTTTAGGCCAGGGCTTCCGGTGCGGCTTTCTGGGACTCCTGCATCTTGAAATTGTCCAGGAAAGGATCGAGCGTGAATATGGTCTATCCATCATTCTTTCGGTTCCCAGTGTCCGCTACCGGTTTACTCTGAAAGATGGGACAATGCTTTATGTAGACAATCCCGCCAACTATCCCGATCTAACTTCCGTTGCAAAATCTGAAGAGCCCTATATCCGGGCCACCATGCTTCTGCCGGAAAGGTACCTTGGAGCAGTAATGAAACTCTGCATGGACAAACGAGGCGTAAACTCAAACATACACTATACCGGTCCCGGCCGGGTAGAACTCATCTACGAGATGCCCCTGGCCGAGGTAATATTCGATTTTTATGACCGCTTCAAGTCCATCTCCCAGGGGTATGGTTCTTTTGACTATGATCTTATCGACTACCGGGATAGTAATCTCGTTTTGCTTGATATTCTGGTTAATGGAGAAAAAGTCGATGCCCTGTCACAGATCACCCACCGTGACCGGGCACGTGCAAGAGGGCTCCAGGCCTGCGAGCGATTAAAAGAGGAGATCCCCCGCCAGATGTTTAAAATCGCTATTCAAGCGGCAATAGGCGGGGAAATTGTTGCGCGGACCACCATTTCGGCATTCCGCAAGGATGTAACGGCAAAATGCTACGGAGGTGATATTACACGAAAACGGAAGCTTTTGGAAAAACAGAAAAAAGGGAAGAAACGGATGAAGATGGTTGGATCGGTCAGCATCCCGCAAAGTGCTTTTCTGGCTGTTCTGAAGACCGATAACGATTAG
- a CDS encoding slipin family protein, whose product MFSSIPLIVLVVLVVMFLASAIRILNEYERGVIFRLGRVIDMKGPGIIILIPVVDRMVKVDMRTITMDIPPQDVITRDNVSIKVNAVVYFRVVDANSAVIEVENYLYATSQLAQTTLRSVCGQFELDEILSEREKINLTLQEILDRSTDPWGIKVSLVEVKHIDLPEEMKRAIAKQAEAERERRAKVINAEGEFQAAQKLIEAAALMETQPMSLQLRYLQTLNQIATENNSTILFPIPIDLIKPFLSLAERQK is encoded by the coding sequence ATGTTTTCTTCTATTCCATTAATTGTATTAGTAGTCCTGGTAGTTATGTTTTTGGCGTCAGCCATCAGAATACTCAATGAGTATGAACGAGGCGTGATTTTTCGTCTGGGGAGGGTTATCGACATGAAAGGCCCCGGTATTATCATCCTGATACCTGTCGTTGACAGGATGGTCAAGGTGGATATGAGGACCATCACCATGGATATTCCTCCGCAGGACGTTATCACACGGGACAATGTATCAATTAAGGTCAATGCCGTCGTTTATTTCAGGGTAGTGGATGCGAACTCGGCTGTTATCGAGGTGGAGAATTATCTCTATGCGACCTCACAGCTTGCCCAGACAACCTTACGGAGTGTATGCGGCCAGTTTGAACTTGATGAAATTTTGTCGGAAAGGGAAAAGATCAATTTAACTCTGCAGGAAATACTGGATCGCAGCACCGATCCTTGGGGAATCAAGGTCTCACTCGTTGAGGTCAAGCATATCGACCTGCCGGAGGAGATGAAACGGGCCATTGCCAAACAAGCCGAAGCGGAGAGAGAACGTCGGGCAAAAGTCATCAATGCCGAAGGCGAGTTCCAGGCCGCCCAGAAGCTGATCGAAGCTGCAGCCCTTATGGAAACGCAGCCGATGTCCTTACAGCTCAGGTACCTGCAGACCTTGAATCAGATTGCAACCGAGAACAACTCGACAATACTCTTTCCCATTCCCATCGATCTGATAAAACCTTTTTTAAGTCTTGCAGAGAGGCAAAAATAA
- the coaBC gene encoding bifunctional phosphopantothenoylcysteine decarboxylase/phosphopantothenate--cysteine ligase CoaBC, which translates to MVNGKKIVLGITGGVAAYKSAELTREFIKRGAFVRVIMTKNAAEFITPLTMQTLSGHPVFTDMYAITGEFDMAHISLAEYADIIVIAPATANIIGKIASGIADDLLTTTVMATKAPVLICPAMNSNMYDNGIVKENIGKLSAQGYLFIEPGYGELACNAEGYGRLPEIIDIVEEVESVLTYKDLTGEKILITAGPTREPFDPVRYITNYSSGKMGYALAIAGKRRGAGVTLISGPTSLPVPRGITFIPVSSAVEMRDAVMEHLETATVVIKAAAVADYRPSVRSDSKIKKQDGELVIRLERNPDIIAEIGKRKGNRILIGFAVETENLIENARAKLVEKNMDIIVANDVTKEGAGFGCDTNIIKIMGINGETEDLPLMSKMDAADRILDRIKKK; encoded by the coding sequence ATGGTGAACGGTAAAAAAATCGTACTTGGTATAACAGGCGGTGTAGCTGCTTATAAATCTGCCGAGTTGACAAGGGAATTTATAAAGAGGGGAGCTTTTGTCAGGGTAATCATGACAAAGAATGCAGCCGAGTTCATTACGCCTCTGACCATGCAGACTCTTTCCGGGCATCCGGTATTTACCGATATGTATGCGATAACAGGAGAATTTGATATGGCTCATATTTCTCTTGCCGAATATGCTGATATTATTGTAATTGCTCCGGCTACGGCAAATATCATCGGAAAGATAGCTTCAGGTATAGCAGACGATCTTTTAACAACTACAGTTATGGCAACGAAGGCCCCGGTACTCATCTGTCCTGCTATGAACTCGAATATGTATGATAATGGCATTGTGAAAGAAAATATCGGCAAGCTTTCCGCTCAGGGTTATCTGTTTATAGAACCAGGGTATGGTGAACTGGCATGCAATGCCGAGGGCTATGGGAGACTCCCGGAGATTATTGATATCGTAGAAGAGGTCGAATCTGTTCTGACATATAAGGATCTTACAGGAGAAAAGATATTAATAACTGCCGGTCCTACCCGTGAACCCTTTGACCCGGTACGGTATATCACCAATTATTCCTCCGGCAAAATGGGATACGCATTGGCAATTGCCGGAAAGCGGAGGGGCGCCGGCGTTACCTTGATCAGTGGTCCTACATCATTACCTGTTCCACGGGGGATAACATTCATTCCCGTGTCGAGCGCTGTTGAGATGAGAGATGCTGTCATGGAGCATTTAGAGACCGCAACTGTTGTTATCAAAGCCGCCGCTGTTGCCGACTATCGGCCGTCAGTCCGCTCTGATTCCAAGATAAAAAAACAGGATGGTGAGCTTGTTATCCGCCTGGAACGGAATCCGGACATTATTGCAGAGATCGGTAAAAGGAAGGGAAATCGTATCCTCATCGGTTTTGCTGTGGAAACAGAAAATCTTATAGAAAATGCCAGGGCCAAGTTGGTGGAAAAAAATATGGATATTATTGTTGCCAATGATGTAACAAAGGAAGGTGCGGGGTTCGGCTGCGATACAAATATCATAAAAATCATGGGCATTAATGGTGAAACAGAGGATCTGCCTTTGATGAGTAAAATGGATGCGGCTGACAGGATCCTGGACAGGATTAAAAAAAAGTGA